Within the Sarcophilus harrisii chromosome 2, mSarHar1.11, whole genome shotgun sequence genome, the region GCCAGGGGAAAAGAGGAACAGAAGAGTAGGAAGTTATTTTAATAACCAAGAAGCATTTTCTGCTAAGCAGAAATGATTTCTGCCAGCCCCATTCCTCTCATTAGAGATTCTCCAGATAACAATTTCCTCTTTCAAAGTACAAATATGCTGAGAGGGTTAAACTTACTATTAAAATGACTATTCACACTAGAAAGCTGATTGctttaataagaatttaataacaGGTGATAGCCACAcagaggaaatgagaattttgattGGGAATTgaataagggaaaggaaggaaagactaaTTTTGAAATATAAGACAGCTTCAAGGGACAAGACCAGGGAAGGTGAAAggaatgggggctgggagagaAGGCAGAGTTTAGACATTTAAAGAAACACATAAAGATGCTTGGTATTTAAGGGATTGAAGGAGATAGGGTGCCAAAAAGTAGagcaggaaggggaaagagaatgcTAAAAACAAACTTTTGAAGCTTTGCCTTTTACTTAGGGACTCAAGAGCATGAGGGGAGAGGGGTAGCACTAAAAATCATCTCAGCTATTTAGATACACTTTAGACACCAGAAAAAGTGTGACTGTcttttaatatttagaaaagcAGTGGtactagaaaaatatataatagcaaTACATATAGCAGCATggccaaattttctcttttatatgtagaatataaacaaattttagtTGAGTAAGGGCACACAGGCAtcaataagagagaaaaagaatgctAGCCTTGGAGTCCAGAGACTGGCATTAAATCCTGCTTCTGAGACATACCAACTCTCTGATATGCAGTCAGATacccacttttctcatctgtgaaaagggcataataatatttgtaccaTACTCCTTACAAAGTTGTTGTGGAAAAGATACTTTGAAAACTGCAAAAGATAATATGCTATTATATTAAAAACTTTATCAGCTTTCCCACACCTAAATGCTTCCAAAGAACAAAAactactgatttttaaaaagaaacataggCACTTTAATTGTATGTAAATAATTAAATCacaaccatattttaaaaaagttatatttgtGCTACAAGTCAACAAAAGCAACCAAAATTCAATATGGAAAGAAATGTATACTCTAATAGCACCATTGAAGATTTCTGATGTATCATTGTATGACTAAAGGTATTTGTACATGAAAGGGAAATTTTATGCAAATCATATTATTTCAGAATATAAGACTATACACATTGAACTcagagtaaaaaaaattgaaaagttggtgaaaaaaaaaactgacatgcAAGGTATGTGTTcaatgattcaattcaattcaacagaaaCAGTGGCAAAGCATGTTAAGATCATTTAATGTTCTAGTCCTGGGATTGGTTctgtgaatacaaagaaaaaaacatggccCTGCTCTGCAAGAGTTTATAGTTTAAAGGGAGAAAACCTGTATGATATATATccaaataatgattaaaaaaaatgagataaaacacTATAGAGAATTTTGAAGGCAACGAAAATATTACACTTATAAAGGATAGGGTGATGAGAGGACAAATGAAGAAGACTTCTTGGAAGAGGCAGGATTTCTCactgaaagaaaaggattttcaCCATCAGAGATGAGGGAATATATTCCAGGATTGGGGgaggacagaggagagagagaaaaatagtagTCCTGATTAGTTTAAATAGAAAGTCCATGAAACAGTTGAAGCAATGTGAAATAAGACTAATAAGTTAAGATTGAACCTATATGTTGTGACTTCTTACATAAAACACTCTTCCCCCAAATTAAGACATCCAGTCATAAAACACAACTATAAAATTCCtaaaagtctaatttttttaaagatttaaaatctaaaaaggaaaaacatagtaGTTTAAAAGACAGGgctattcaaataaaattaatttgtgaaTTGGTTTTTAATTTGAAGAGCAATTGTTAATCATGCTCATTGATTAGCACCTTTAAATAGAGAGTAATTACAATATGTTGTACATCTGAGAACTTAAAGTCTCAAATAGTCTCATTTATCTTCCCATATGGCCTCtaaaaaaactgaatggagattattttgcagaaaaacaaaaattctgatCCATCCAAGCACAGGAGTCAATAGGAATTAGGGACAGAGCCAGGAAGACTGATATGAACTTTAGAAATAATTATAGATTTACAAACATTTTCACTTattaatgagaaagagaagattctcTGAGTTGGTTGTGGGTATTTAATTTAGTTTGAGGAGGCCATGGTGTTTCTCATCAGAAATTTCAATGTCTGTAAATTTCTACTCGCAGAAGAAGTCAATGtcctgaaaaagaaatataagaactcattttaaaaataaagtttaaaaaaaagctctTTAGAAGTTTGTTAAATCAAAAAGAATAATGCCAGACTTCAATCCCTAactcctctgattccaaatatagAGAATCACAGGTCCCTCTCACATTCaataataaaagttttcaaagaaattttaagCTTTCTAGTAAGTattaggtgatacagtgaatagagcactaggtcaggaatcaagaagacctgagctcaaatttaacctcagacacttcctagctatgagatctcaagcaaatcacttaacctttgtttgcttgcattttctcacctataaaaagagcactaaatattatgaaaataataattgtaaagcagtTAGCATAGTGCTTGCACAtattaagagcttaataaatgcttgtttcctttccttcttatctaTTACAcagatttctccctttctctcagcTTAATACTGAAAGCAAACAACAGGTGAGAGGCAATCTTGGAATTATTAGAAAATGGTCTTAAGTTACTCTGCCCAGCAAGCAGTAGGCTCCCTCCTGGGAAGCCCATTTCCAGTCTCTGCCAGCAGAATGACTTTCTCCATGTCCAAACAACAACCTTGCTGAGTTaatgaaaaggatttttattcCTGCCACTGGGTTATTGGGCTCTGGGACCCTGGAAAGGATACAGCTGTAATTTCATACATAAAGCAGAGTCTGTCTGCCTCAAAATAAGGCATTCACAGATGGtttcaaaatactttaattttctcAAATACAGTATGTGGGTTAatcacttctttttccttcactatccacataaataaataaacccaacTACTGGACCTGTTTCAGAACACATGGTTTGTGTAATGCTATTTGTGGCTTTTTCATGGTATCAGCAAACTATCCCTTTTttgtctaaatctgtgattttattgatgtaggGAAATCTAGGTATGAAATCTCTACACAGAATCAGATAGGTAACCTGTCTATATCttcatagatcatagattttgagctcaAAGAAACCTAGAAGAGCATTTAGtgcaactccctcattttatagatagagaaaaTTAGGTCCAGAGAAATGCCATGAATTGTCTTAGAAGAACTAAGTTAAGAATTGGCAGAGCTGGGTATGGGTTTCAAGTGTTCTAACTCCaattcaacattctttccactatatctttggagttttagagagttgtctggagGTAGTAAGGTTTTAAGAATCTTGCCCATAGTCATTCTAGGTTTGCCTAGTTTTAGGCCAATCCTCATGGCTACTATGacatattaattttttcctaatctatattaataattaattatacatatgcatttagGTATGGGTCTTAAAAGTATGGTGTTTGTTGATAACAGCAAAACTTCTAACATCATACCTTTGTCATATGTGTAtacaatatgaataaatattaaaattaagcattagaaaaaacagttttcaaagttAAAATATTGCAGTACCTGGTGAAAAGTCCCATGTATGTAcaagcatacatacatacacattgtATCTATGGACATATATATGGTaaagtatatacatttttatcaaaacaatattaattaagGAGAGATAATACTATGAACCTAAGGCTATCTATGCCATTAATATGACTATATTTTCATAGAACTACACGTACTTTTGAAAGTTGCTTACCGTTGTCGGAATTTCTTTGGTTGCCTCTTGGTAGACATGTTGCTCTTTGAccaaactgctgggaaaatacCCTACAATTCCCATTTCTTCTTCATAATGTTCACCATATACCTGAATATTGAGGACAATAACTATTAGACACGCTGGTTCTATTTGTATCCACATTTCAATCAATTCATTCCCTTATGTGTAGATGTAAAGCTAAAGAGGGCAATTGGAGTTTATCTAGAGTCCTAAGGCTAATGATAGATTTCCCCAAAGTAGCATGCATGAATTTAGCAGCATGTATCCCTGGGTCTATAAAAGtcacacaactgaaatgattaacAAGATCTGTTGGCTAAAACTACAGGACTTTCCCCTTTAACATTAATTaacttgcctttttttccctcccatttaAAAGGCTCTTAGATCGTAGGTACTtctaaataaatcaatattttgaAATCTGATACTAAAGTGGACTGTGATAATGGTATTTGGCTTGATAGAAAAGGACAAATATCTCCATAGATTTGGTTCAAAACATTAGTTTTCAATTTTGTCTGGATGCAGACTCTTTGCAGAATCTTCACAGAAATTTTCTactgttttaaaaatctttaactaATACTGAGTGGTATGGTATAGTGAACTGTAAGCCCATGACATCAAAGATGGTTAACCTAGAGATCCTTTGGTGCAATATGACAGCTGTCGTCAGATGTTTGAAGGGCTCTTCTCTGCAAGAGAGATTGGTGTTGTGTTCTGCTCAAGAGCAAAACTAGAAGcagtgagttcaaatttgaaggAGATAAATTTAGAATTTGAGGGAAACTTTCTGTCCATTAGAGCTACGTTTGAGTAAAATGAGTTGTCCTAGGAAATAGTCCCCTCACTGAAGATATCCAAGAAAAAGTTAGATGATCATTTATTTGATTATATGGCATAGGGACATTTTTGGTGACTTTTAGGTCAAACAAAGAGAAATCATGGAGTAACAGAAAGTTTGCTGTACTGTGGTTCAGGAATTCCTTTTCTGTCAGAAAATCCTTTGTTGGGAAATCCCAttctgtcacttactagctggataATGCTAAGTAAGGCACAAtctctctaaacttcagttttctcctctgtaaaatggctgTAATAATACTAGTGGTAACTACCTTGTAAGGTTATATGTATTGTTCATTGAGGAGATAAGGAATGCAAAGTATCTCACAAATTTTATGTTGCTAGATAAATGCCAATCCTTCTTATTATAGTTTCTAGTATTCTTCGAATTGAAGGAGTTTGTGATTCAAAGTTGATGCTAAATATATGCTAGGATGGAAACCAAATATAATTAGGGACTTGCCCCAGGGACAGCACCAATCAACTTCTTTAACCTTTTTGAAATAAAGTCAAAACCAAGAAGGGTACGCTGATTTCCTATACTGATAATTAATACTCATTTCTACATATAGCAGTTTAATATTCCCTGACAAAATATTGTCTGGACAATGAGGTGGGAAGAGACAACATTTGTGTGTGCCAGAAAAGGTTTAAAATTTCAATCCCTAGTGTTACTATCCATCAGACTGAGAGAATTCTCATATAAAATATGCAACTTGATTTATCATATAATAAATACCTACAAACAAGAGGGGGCAGAATTATCTAGCATTAAAAATGCATCCAGTATAAAAAGTGTAAGATGTGTAACTTGTTGCATCACTTCCTCAACATTCTGCCCTAAACAAATGCTACTTTATCCACTCTGGCCCTAGTTCAGTAGAGACCTATATTGAGTTTGGTTCTGTATTTGTCTATGCTTTTATATAGAATAGTAATGAATATGCAAAGAAAAGTGGTTTTGCATTCTGTGAAATAATCTGATAGCATTCAACAGTCACATTTATCCTTTTATTGtatagtttaaaataataataactagtttTTAATTCATCAAAATTAGACAAATTAACCAAAATTAAACAAACAGTAACAATCTTACATATCCATGTTGTGTATAATAAAATCTCATCTTACACTTCCAGCCCAAAATTCTCCAGCTTCATTTTCCTTCACTAGTTTTGAATAAACATAGATCTGCTGCCCCTTTTTAATGTTAATGAACCTACAGTCAGGGGCATTATAATCATCTTGAGCTTTAGCGAGGGAAATCGTATCTGGGGAAAAAGACATGGATACATTTAGTgcatatattacattataataaatacaaagtagtatTAAAATACTACTGAACTTAAGTTGACAAATATCAAATATAGGTCAGAATTTACATTATACATCCTGCTAAATCACAaataactaaaaggaaaaaaaaagcttcacttGGCAGAAAACTTAGCAAAATATATTCcctaaaagaaagaaactatttaaaaGGTCAGAAAAATGCTAACCAAGCATACATTGAACATTTTTCATTAGAAAATACAATTagattttatgcaaataaatccACATTCAATTATATACTGCAATAATTTGAAAGGCACAAAATAATCCTTACAGACACACTCTTCATCAGCACAGAGCTTCTTTGTAGCAAGTTTGTCCATAAAAATTCCATGCACAATACAAGTTgctagaagaaagagaaaaagtatcCTTGTCATAATCCTTTCCATTGTCTTTACTAGTACCTCTCACCATTAAATGTGGATCAGCTTCAGTAGCTCCTTTCTTTTATGCAAAATCTAGACATCTGGATAAATAATCTCAACCAATGGGATGTGAGGCtaacattccattactttcttagCCTAAGCTAAACTCTGAGGacttatttagaaaatataatctcctttaccttttctttacatagatatgtgatttttttaaaaaaagtgttaaatgaccatgaaaaattagaatattatttagggagttgaattttttttaatatgcattaaAGTAGCAATTTTGCCCTAAATTTTTTACAACCTGCTACTTACATTCAAATGGAtttattgtgaaaatatataactggaattgtttttcttaaattaaaattggAGGACAGTAAtgtgtcacaaaaaaaaaaaaagtttagcctTACAATAATTCTTAActcatttatattgtgctttaaggtcATCAGGACATgtaggtgacatagtagataaagcactgggtttggaatcaggaagactcatcttcatgacatcaaatccagcctcagacatttactagctatgtgacactaggtaagtcacttagccttttgcttcaattcctcatctgtaaaatgaactagagaaagaaatgcaaaccactccagtaactttgccaataaaacccccaaatacagtcacaaaaagttgggcacacttaaaatgactgaacaaattaagCTTATCaggtcaaatcaacaaacatttatttatcactTACTATATGCCCAATACTGTCCTAGCAttaaaggatacaaagaaaggccccaccaaaaaaaaaaaaaaaaaagttcttgccctcaaggagttcacagtctaatgggtgAGACCAAATGCAAGTTACTATGTACAAAGATATATGAGATAAATTGGAAGTGATTTCTGAGAGAGGCACTAGCATTAAAGGGGATCAGGAAAAATCTGTAACtttctgaaataaataaaatgtatttcaaattggatgtcctAGAGACCTCTCcaactcaaaatgtccaaaactgaattcatcatctttcccctCAAATCTTTGCTTCTTTTAAACTTTGCTGTTTTTGTCCCCACCATTCTTTATCAGGTTCATTACCTCAGCATTATCCCCACATATATGATCACtcaatcttgtcatttctatcttcacatCTCCACATCTACCTACACATCTTATTCTTTACTGACACAGCTCAGGTCCTTGTCACTTCTTTTCTAGATTATTGTAAGTCCTTCAGTTGATATCTCTTCCTATCCCTCCAGTCTGTCCTATACaatgctgccaaaataatttttttaagttcaaatctgatcatgTGACTCCTCTGCTCAGTCTCctcctgtctatttcttcctattgcctttagaatcaaatacaaactcctctgctTTTAAATCCTATGACCTAACCTATCCTTCCAAACTCTGCAATCACACTGCAATCCAAACAGGACTTTTCTTACTATATCTACCATAGGATACTCCATAACCACTTTCCATGCCTTAGACTTTCCATGAATTCCAACCTTGCATCTACATCAAAATCCCTCTATTCTTTCAAGACGTAGCTtaaattgcattttattctaaaatctgttttaaaatttatatttccaaaCCTTTCTGCAGTCAGAGAAATTGTATAAAGCAGTATTGTAGCATGATATTTTGCAACTCTTTAAGCTACAAGTAGAGATAAAAGTATAAATCAAACTTTAATGTATCTGgacaaataatagcaataatagctaatgtttacatagtaaatactatgtactaggcactgaaCTAAGGGCTTCacacattttatctcatttgatcttcacaataatcctggaagaCAGATTGCTATTATTACCACCAataaacagagaagaaaactgaggcacacagagatccagtgacacagctaatatgtgactaagggtagatttgaattcaggtctctgaCTCTAGGCTGACTACTCTATCTCTAGGTAGagtacatagttatttgtatgttgtctctcctattagactgATCTCCTTGAGATTTTCATAGCACTTagaggtttgcaaagcaattcgcaaatataatctcattttgtCTCCTCCTCCCACTCCACCTCAAATTCTGGGAGATAGgaattattaccctcattttacaaatgaaacaggCTAAGTGAGTTGGTCAAC harbors:
- the OTOR gene encoding otoraplin yields the protein MERIMTRILFLFLLATCIVHGIFMDKLATKKLCADEECVYTISLAKAQDDYNAPDCRFINIKKGQQIYVYSKLVKENEAGEFWAGSVYGEHYEEEMGIVGYFPSSLVKEQHVYQEATKEIPTTDIDFFCE